One window of the Natronomonas marina genome contains the following:
- a CDS encoding IS4 family transposase, whose protein sequence is MGSVYSPPDSVVVDRIQRAFPSDELRERARATNLVERERKFDIVALFYTLSFGFAAGSDRSLQAFLDRYVEMADCDELSYAAFHDWFEPGFVALLREILDDAIENLDTGRTEFNGRLERFRDVLIADATIVSPYQDAADIYAATGEDQAELKLHLTESLSTGLPTRFRTTDGTTHERSQLPTGEWVADALILLDLGFYDFWLFDRIDQNGGWFVSRAKDNANFEIVEELRTWRGNSIPLEGESLQAVLDDLQRQEIDVRITLSFERKRGSGASATRTFRLVGLRNEATEEYHLYLTNLAREEYSAPDIAQLYRARWEVELLFKELKSRFGLDEINTTDAYIIKALIIMAAISLLMSRVIVDELRSIEARQREVEAAADADESASRLPRRRCSLAVERHAHLIQLYLMVELGYELPDLDELLLWASRNPNPHRNRLREQVERGEFGFDRP, encoded by the coding sequence GTGGGAAGTGTGTACTCTCCACCGGACTCGGTAGTTGTTGACCGAATTCAAAGAGCGTTTCCCTCTGATGAGTTGCGCGAGCGCGCTCGCGCAACGAATCTCGTTGAGCGTGAGCGGAAGTTCGACATCGTTGCGCTGTTTTACACGCTCTCGTTTGGCTTCGCCGCTGGCTCAGACCGCTCCCTGCAAGCATTTCTCGACCGCTACGTCGAGATGGCTGACTGCGACGAACTCTCTTACGCGGCATTCCACGACTGGTTCGAACCGGGCTTCGTTGCACTCCTTCGAGAGATTCTCGATGACGCCATCGAGAATCTCGATACCGGACGAACCGAGTTCAACGGACGTCTCGAACGATTTCGAGACGTCCTCATCGCCGACGCAACTATCGTTTCGCCGTACCAAGACGCCGCTGATATCTACGCAGCAACTGGCGAAGACCAAGCTGAACTGAAACTCCACCTCACGGAGTCACTCTCGACAGGTCTTCCAACACGGTTCCGCACAACTGACGGCACCACTCATGAACGGAGTCAGCTACCCACCGGCGAGTGGGTAGCTGACGCCCTCATCCTGCTTGATTTAGGCTTCTACGACTTCTGGTTGTTCGACCGAATCGACCAGAACGGCGGCTGGTTCGTCTCCCGAGCCAAGGACAACGCAAACTTCGAGATCGTCGAGGAACTGCGAACGTGGCGAGGCAACAGCATTCCGCTGGAAGGAGAGTCGCTGCAGGCCGTCCTTGACGACCTGCAGCGACAGGAAATCGACGTCCGCATCACGCTCTCGTTCGAGCGCAAGCGAGGGTCGGGCGCCAGCGCGACCCGGACGTTTCGACTGGTCGGGCTGCGCAACGAGGCGACCGAAGAGTACCATCTGTATCTAACGAATCTAGCGCGTGAGGAGTACAGCGCGCCCGATATCGCGCAGCTCTATCGGGCGCGCTGGGAGGTCGAACTGCTGTTCAAGGAGTTGAAATCGCGGTTCGGCTTGGACGAGATCAACACGACCGACGCCTACATCATCAAGGCACTGATCATCATGGCGGCGATTTCGTTGTTGATGAGTCGTGTGATCGTGGATGAGTTACGGTCGATTGAGGCAAGACAGCGTGAGGTCGAAGCCGCCGCAGACGCCGACGAGTCGGCGTCGCGGCTCCCTCGTCGTCGCTGTTCGCTAGCCGTCGAACGCCACGCTCATCTGATCCAGCTGTATCTCATGGTTGAGTTGGGCTACGAACTGCCGGATTTGGACGAGCTGTTGCTGTGGGCATCACGAAATCCAAATCCACACAGAAATCGGTTACGTGAGCAGGTTGAACGGGGTGAGTTCGGCTTTGACCGCCCCTAA
- a CDS encoding DEAD/DEAH box helicase family protein, with amino-acid sequence MRIEFDDGTLLLHNAPETVPYAEWDDRVDTYRVQAYRYRALLEWAGQWSDGDGQATLDSAFSHDGVEDEARAYPDLALTPALQIEPREYQQAALDSWRTHDRQGTVVLPTGSGKTFLGLQAIADAGVSALVVTPTIDLMNQWHATLTNAFGEQLTDEVGVLGGGSHEIGALTVTTYDSAYRYIDEYGDRFGLLVTDETHHLAAETYLQIPEMTLAPYRLGLTATYERADGREALLEDRMGPVVYEEAVDELAGEFLSEYETIQMSVGLTTAERTEYDEEYQIYRDYVDSHDFDLWKEQGYSEFLKRTSYDPQGRRALIAKQRAERIARTATKKLDTLDNLLKRHHDDRVIVFTANNDFAYDISREFILPCITHQTDTDERTEILERFRSGEYSMLATSQVLDEGINVPAANVGIILSGSASKRQYAQRLGRILRPTDDRQPARLYEIIATDTMETYVSQRRREGVSSSADG; translated from the coding sequence ATGCGGATCGAATTCGACGATGGGACGCTCTTGCTCCACAATGCACCCGAGACAGTGCCCTACGCGGAGTGGGACGATCGCGTCGATACGTACCGCGTTCAAGCCTATCGATACCGGGCACTCCTAGAGTGGGCCGGACAGTGGAGCGACGGCGATGGCCAGGCCACCCTCGACAGCGCATTCAGCCACGATGGTGTCGAAGACGAAGCCAGAGCATACCCGGATCTCGCTCTGACGCCGGCGCTCCAGATCGAACCGCGAGAGTATCAGCAGGCCGCACTCGACTCGTGGCGTACGCACGACCGACAGGGCACGGTCGTCCTCCCGACCGGCAGCGGGAAGACCTTCCTCGGGTTGCAGGCGATTGCTGACGCCGGCGTCAGCGCGCTCGTCGTCACCCCGACGATCGACCTGATGAACCAGTGGCACGCCACGCTCACCAACGCGTTCGGCGAGCAACTCACCGACGAGGTCGGCGTTCTCGGTGGCGGGAGTCACGAGATTGGCGCGCTCACAGTTACGACCTACGACAGCGCCTATCGGTATATTGACGAGTACGGCGACCGGTTCGGCCTGCTCGTCACCGACGAAACCCACCACCTGGCGGCCGAAACCTATCTCCAGATCCCCGAGATGACGCTCGCACCCTATCGCCTCGGTCTGACGGCGACCTACGAGCGTGCCGACGGACGGGAGGCACTACTCGAAGACCGCATGGGGCCGGTCGTCTACGAAGAAGCAGTCGACGAGCTTGCTGGTGAGTTCCTCAGCGAATACGAAACCATACAGATGTCCGTCGGTCTCACGACAGCGGAACGCACGGAATACGACGAAGAGTACCAAATCTACCGGGACTACGTCGACAGTCACGACTTCGACCTCTGGAAGGAACAGGGCTACTCGGAATTTCTCAAGCGCACGTCCTACGATCCACAGGGACGGCGGGCGCTGATCGCAAAGCAGCGGGCCGAGCGTATCGCCCGGACGGCGACGAAGAAGCTCGACACGCTCGACAATCTGCTCAAACGCCACCACGACGACCGCGTCATCGTCTTCACCGCCAACAACGACTTCGCCTACGACATCTCCCGGGAGTTCATCCTCCCATGTATCACACACCAGACCGACACCGACGAACGCACCGAGATTCTCGAACGGTTCCGCAGCGGCGAGTACTCGATGCTCGCCACCTCACAGGTACTCGACGAGGGCATCAACGTGCCAGCGGCCAACGTCGGCATCATTCTCTCGGGGAGTGCATCGAAACGACAGTATGCCCAACGACTCGGCCGCATCCTCCGCCCGACTGACGACCGCCAGCCAGCGCGGCTCTACGAGATCATCGCGACCGACACGATGGAGACGTACGTCTCACAGCGGCGGCGCGAGGGGGTGAGTAGCAGTGCTGACGGCTGA
- a CDS encoding RNA-guided endonuclease InsQ/TnpB family protein has translation MATTRRTHVCRIQNHSQVADALDRHGWSASKLWNVALYHAREVWDETGEIPDEGDLKDELKTHSKYDGLHSQSSQKVLEELSEAFSSWYGSDDNRDNPPGYRKENYYDEDGNRVHEAHPRSTVTWKQNGIRHDDKHGRLRLSKGSNHKDGRDFILCEYEAPPEVELEDVQQVRAVWSSGKRRWELHVVCEHDIAPESPGEKVAGVDLGICNPAVVAFPDDALLYPGNRLREDKHYFQREEYQTEGVHGPSQKAQWAREKLSRRKDHFLHALSKDIVERCVEHDVGTLVVGDPSGVDDDDWGRHGNKRLDNWAYKRVMNLLDYKARERGIEVEMRDERGTSSKCSVCGDEDDESRVERGLWKCDRCGVVIHGDVNGADNIRQETLTMTPPLGDSGNGCLAQPRVIHFDRTRGFQPRDSRTDAAKP, from the coding sequence ATGGCGACCACTCGGCGTACACACGTCTGTCGCATCCAAAACCACTCGCAAGTGGCGGATGCGTTGGACCGACACGGGTGGTCGGCATCCAAATTGTGGAACGTCGCACTATACCACGCCCGGGAAGTATGGGACGAAACCGGTGAGATTCCCGATGAAGGCGATCTGAAAGACGAACTGAAGACCCACTCCAAATACGACGGACTGCACAGTCAGTCCAGTCAGAAAGTTCTCGAAGAGCTTTCTGAAGCCTTCAGTTCGTGGTACGGTTCCGACGACAACCGGGACAATCCGCCGGGCTACCGCAAGGAGAACTACTACGACGAGGACGGCAACCGCGTCCACGAAGCACACCCACGATCAACAGTCACCTGGAAGCAGAACGGCATCCGACACGATGACAAACACGGCCGCCTCCGCCTCAGCAAAGGCTCCAACCACAAGGATGGACGCGACTTCATCCTTTGTGAATACGAAGCTCCACCAGAGGTCGAACTAGAAGATGTCCAGCAAGTCCGGGCTGTCTGGAGCTCGGGTAAACGGCGGTGGGAGCTGCACGTCGTCTGTGAACACGACATCGCACCCGAATCACCGGGCGAGAAGGTCGCCGGTGTTGACCTCGGCATCTGCAATCCCGCCGTCGTTGCGTTCCCCGACGATGCCCTGCTGTATCCAGGCAACAGACTGCGAGAAGACAAACACTACTTCCAACGGGAAGAATACCAGACCGAGGGAGTCCACGGCCCATCGCAGAAAGCACAGTGGGCGCGTGAGAAACTCTCTCGGCGGAAAGACCATTTCCTGCACGCCCTCTCGAAAGACATCGTCGAGCGATGCGTTGAACACGATGTTGGCACACTCGTCGTGGGTGATCCAAGTGGTGTAGACGATGATGATTGGGGTCGTCACGGGAACAAGCGATTAGACAATTGGGCGTACAAGCGTGTAATGAACCTGTTGGACTACAAGGCCCGTGAGCGTGGTATTGAGGTGGAGATGCGAGACGAACGCGGGACGTCCTCGAAGTGTAGTGTTTGTGGGGACGAAGACGATGAGAGTCGCGTTGAACGTGGGCTGTGGAAGTGCGACCGATGTGGAGTGGTCATTCACGGCGACGTGAACGGTGCAGACAACATCAGACAGGAAACGCTAACCATGACTCCCCCATTGGGGGATAGTGGTAACGGCTGCTTGGCTCAGCCTCGCGTCATCCACTTCGACCGGACTCGCGGATTCCAACCGCGAGATTCCCGTACGGATGCCGCGAAACCCTAA
- a CDS encoding SWIM zinc finger family protein, which yields MNVDRDTIRSRTTDAVFERGVNYRDEGRIQQLDRFDDLVTASVSGSKLYDVTVEFGGRSIDTQCTCPYDGGGDCKHVVAVLLDIAANPPQDESERVEAVIDDVSTDDLRGFIRDALAEHPELREQFLAQFGDDHKSVEEYREEIVQLFEQHADPVVFEAIDFSQFFEIAEQYRDRDRYLAAATVYRAVFEEIDEKYNWINGAYDHYAKTIQTALDGYADCVLATDPTPEEFDTYAGVLEKRATTEPRINDEQFWRALDDLEERYE from the coding sequence ATGAACGTCGATAGAGATACCATCCGGAGTCGAACCACCGACGCAGTGTTCGAGCGCGGGGTGAACTACCGTGACGAGGGACGCATTCAGCAACTCGACCGATTCGATGACCTCGTGACCGCGAGCGTCAGCGGCTCAAAACTGTACGACGTGACTGTCGAATTCGGCGGACGGAGTATCGACACACAGTGTACCTGTCCGTACGACGGTGGCGGCGACTGCAAGCACGTCGTCGCCGTACTACTGGATATCGCCGCCAACCCGCCACAGGACGAGAGCGAGCGTGTCGAGGCAGTCATCGACGACGTATCGACTGACGACCTGCGAGGATTCATCCGTGACGCACTCGCCGAACACCCGGAGTTGCGCGAGCAGTTTCTCGCACAGTTCGGGGACGATCACAAATCGGTCGAGGAGTACCGCGAGGAAATCGTGCAGTTGTTCGAGCAACACGCCGACCCGGTCGTGTTCGAAGCCATCGACTTCTCGCAGTTTTTCGAGATCGCCGAGCAGTACCGTGACCGCGATCGGTATCTGGCAGCTGCGACTGTGTATCGAGCCGTATTCGAGGAGATCGACGAGAAGTACAACTGGATCAACGGTGCCTACGACCACTACGCAAAGACCATCCAGACTGCGCTCGATGGCTACGCCGACTGCGTGCTCGCGACCGATCCGACTCCCGAAGAGTTCGACACGTACGCTGGCGTGCTGGAGAAACGGGCGACGACAGAGCCTCGAATCAACGACGAGCAGTTCTGGCGGGCACTCGACGATCTGGAGGAGCGATACGAATGA
- a CDS encoding calcium-binding protein, whose translation MTRETDEERDKRIRREILTDAYTADEQEISWCYHLEREMNFPFQARCVEERTISPLREGEEVPVVGMTDEVVSSREMFVLVEWKDRQFGVPLSQLEVLDVDQDTREAIRSSLGAVKAELTPFNLLT comes from the coding sequence GTGACACGGGAGACAGACGAAGAGCGGGACAAACGCATTCGGAGAGAGATACTCACCGACGCCTACACCGCCGACGAGCAAGAAATCAGTTGGTGCTATCACCTCGAACGCGAAATGAACTTTCCGTTCCAGGCGCGGTGTGTCGAGGAGCGAACGATATCACCACTGCGAGAGGGCGAAGAAGTACCTGTCGTCGGGATGACTGACGAAGTCGTCAGCAGCAGGGAGATGTTCGTCCTCGTGGAATGGAAGGACAGGCAATTCGGTGTCCCGTTGTCACAACTCGAAGTACTCGACGTTGATCAGGATACCCGGGAGGCCATTCGTTCTAGTTTAGGGGCGGTCAAAGCCGAACTCACCCCGTTCAACCTGCTCACGTAA
- a CDS encoding DEAD/DEAH box helicase: protein MPRNPNIPTLGIPRPLDRGGSQLADRGINELYAHQTDAIEAVRDGQNVVLATPTASGKSLAYTIPAIERAHDHDGRTLYIGPQVALINDQEATLSDFAAPFGDLSVTQYTGSLSSNERQQARDEDPGIVLTTPDMLHCGLLSHASDIWRAFFHSLELVVVDEVHEYRGVFGSHVGLVCRRLARICDRLGADPQFVCCSATIGNPREHAATITGQPTDSFELVDEDTSETGPTHWLFWQPPEYDEGDAPVGAGQRRSHHGETMRLFVDLVMQGYQTVAFTRARQTAERYATISSDTLAERGQADIAQSVTAYHAGLRDDRRATIETALHSGDCAGVWSTSALELGVDIGSLDAVLLDGYPGTQMATFQRAGRAGRGTDPSLVALVASEDQLDQYIIKHSHELFEQTPERAVANPSNPHLLKLHAHAAAMEGPLRTADEAYFGPTFPDIVSALTDEGELTRQQTDQGLEWRRTASGRTVNPYEQGLRTITERTVTLRVRGGATDELGELPLDAALRDVHPGAIYHHQGQNYEVQSFDLDRDVAWLTPTDSDHQTRVQYEESMTIEEDIATKPLATRDDVTVHFADVTRRKQVTGFQRRDHRTGEIMTEESLDLPETTLSTRALYVTLPMGLESLMQTMSGSFEGGLHAVQHALVATFPLVILCDRRDVGSVSTAEHPQTETSALFIYDSYRGGVGLARNGYDHIEELFQHTWELLADCGCSDGCPACIQSPHCGQANEPLDKRLAATLTMALADPSRQAADSTP, encoded by the coding sequence ATGCCGCGAAACCCTAATATCCCAACGCTCGGGATTCCACGGCCTTTAGACCGTGGAGGAAGTCAACTGGCGGACCGTGGCATCAACGAACTCTACGCACACCAGACCGATGCAATCGAAGCGGTTCGCGACGGACAGAACGTCGTACTCGCGACACCGACAGCGAGCGGAAAGAGTCTCGCGTACACGATTCCCGCCATCGAACGCGCCCACGACCACGACGGTCGGACGCTGTATATCGGTCCGCAGGTCGCGCTGATCAACGACCAGGAAGCGACCCTGTCTGATTTCGCTGCACCGTTCGGCGATCTCTCCGTGACTCAGTACACAGGCTCGCTCTCTTCGAACGAGCGCCAGCAGGCACGTGACGAAGACCCGGGCATCGTCTTGACGACGCCGGATATGCTCCACTGTGGACTGCTCAGTCACGCGAGTGACATCTGGCGAGCTTTCTTCCATTCTCTGGAGCTCGTCGTCGTCGACGAAGTCCACGAGTACCGCGGTGTCTTCGGCAGTCACGTCGGTCTCGTCTGCCGTCGGTTGGCGCGAATCTGTGACCGTCTCGGTGCTGATCCGCAGTTCGTGTGCTGTTCCGCGACGATCGGAAATCCCCGGGAGCACGCAGCGACGATCACCGGCCAACCGACCGACTCGTTCGAACTCGTCGACGAGGACACCAGTGAAACGGGTCCGACGCACTGGCTGTTCTGGCAACCACCGGAATACGACGAGGGCGATGCACCGGTCGGTGCAGGACAGCGCCGCTCCCACCACGGGGAAACCATGCGACTGTTCGTCGACCTCGTGATGCAGGGATATCAGACGGTAGCGTTCACGCGCGCGAGGCAGACAGCAGAGCGGTATGCCACCATCAGCAGCGATACACTCGCAGAGCGCGGGCAGGCCGATATCGCCCAGAGCGTAACTGCGTACCACGCAGGACTGCGCGACGACCGGCGGGCGACAATCGAGACTGCCCTGCACTCCGGTGACTGTGCCGGCGTCTGGAGCACGAGCGCGCTGGAACTCGGCGTCGACATCGGCAGCCTCGACGCGGTCCTGTTAGACGGGTACCCCGGAACACAGATGGCAACGTTCCAGCGCGCGGGCCGCGCCGGCCGCGGGACCGACCCGAGTCTCGTCGCGCTCGTCGCCAGTGAGGATCAACTCGATCAGTACATAATCAAACACTCTCACGAACTGTTCGAGCAGACACCCGAGCGGGCCGTCGCCAATCCCTCGAATCCGCATCTCCTGAAACTGCATGCACACGCCGCGGCCATGGAAGGACCACTCCGAACCGCGGACGAGGCGTATTTCGGTCCTACTTTCCCTGACATCGTCAGTGCGCTCACGGACGAGGGCGAACTGACTCGCCAGCAGACAGACCAGGGACTCGAATGGCGACGCACCGCCAGTGGACGAACGGTGAACCCGTACGAACAGGGGCTCCGAACCATCACTGAACGCACGGTCACCCTCCGGGTTCGAGGCGGAGCGACTGACGAACTCGGGGAGTTGCCGCTCGACGCTGCACTGCGGGACGTACATCCGGGCGCTATCTACCACCATCAGGGCCAGAACTACGAAGTCCAGTCATTCGACCTGGACCGTGACGTTGCGTGGCTCACCCCGACAGACAGCGACCACCAGACGCGCGTGCAGTACGAGGAGTCGATGACCATCGAGGAGGACATCGCCACGAAACCACTGGCGACCCGTGACGACGTCACCGTTCACTTCGCGGACGTGACGCGACGGAAGCAGGTCACCGGCTTCCAGCGACGCGACCACCGAACTGGTGAGATCATGACCGAGGAGTCACTCGATCTGCCCGAGACGACACTCTCGACCCGTGCACTGTACGTGACGCTGCCGATGGGACTGGAAAGCCTGATGCAGACGATGTCCGGGTCGTTCGAGGGTGGCCTCCACGCCGTCCAGCACGCCCTCGTCGCCACGTTCCCGCTGGTCATCCTCTGTGACCGGCGAGACGTCGGAAGCGTCTCGACGGCCGAACACCCACAGACCGAGACGAGCGCGCTGTTCATATACGACAGTTACCGCGGTGGCGTCGGACTGGCCCGCAACGGATACGACCACATCGAGGAACTCTTCCAGCACACGTGGGAACTGCTCGCCGATTGTGGCTGTTCGGACGGCTGTCCGGCGTGTATCCAGTCACCCCATTGCGGTCAGGCGAACGAACCGCTCGACAAGCGCCTCGCGGCGACGCTGACGATGGCGCTGGCCGATCCGAGCCGGCAGGCCGCTGATTCGACACCGTAA
- a CDS encoding SWIM zinc finger family protein, translating into MDYPTREDIRSLCTEQSFERGVNYYHQDRVQELEVDGDEIRATVRGSSYYDVAIDIVDDTVQSHCNCPYDYTGDCKHIVAVLLAVDDRDTKRVNDTDPERNETVPETVDIESLVEQTTAEDLRAFLFDIIADDQDIRDRFVAFVGEDTGKTIYDYKQEIDRLFDDAVSRRRMVEHDTYIDFSQYTDLAETHRERGHVDTVTDIYRAISEAIRENLDRVDDSGGYYGRELERAIESYAETVAEQDLDHERKRPYIQYLCEEFVEADYGFASDYYDDALRTLCTTDEDLEYWLEQLDTHVSGVTLDAVLSGDPSSEADDRRDQSADSVDTSDGPARADEFTSHSERTDDVLYVSDFTDGPLRTDDFTGGTLDVEHLAVGTLKFEYFVGDAFEELRVDEQTTVEKHTASVEPTESGTADTNTSSSLEKRRLFSTYIYVLEELGDEDALSKLYEEIYLESDRFCKEYAQRLIDEGNESRAIEVIEDGIHTFRSPRNLRWLAADLYEDRDMDEYRDTLKQLFLDHTEWAAYDDLKAVCDDQDWQSIYEEFERYFERDDRKDLVSLYVHDDDLEKAFAELKDSADLSSVRRYRDPVATTAPVEYFELYRELLVPFAAGDTGRRHYREIADHLEEMQGLVPEARFKEFVDFLKDKHSNRPAFLDELEKAEF; encoded by the coding sequence ATGGACTACCCGACCCGCGAAGACATCCGGTCTCTCTGTACCGAACAGTCTTTCGAACGCGGTGTCAACTATTACCACCAGGATCGGGTGCAGGAACTGGAGGTCGACGGTGACGAGATCAGAGCTACTGTTCGCGGATCCAGCTACTACGACGTCGCTATCGACATCGTGGACGATACGGTCCAGTCTCATTGCAATTGTCCGTACGACTACACAGGTGACTGCAAACACATCGTCGCGGTCCTGCTCGCTGTCGACGACCGAGACACCAAGAGGGTGAACGACACGGATCCCGAACGAAATGAAACAGTGCCTGAAACGGTCGACATCGAATCACTGGTTGAGCAGACGACCGCCGAGGACCTCCGGGCGTTTCTGTTTGACATCATTGCCGACGATCAAGATATCCGTGACCGCTTCGTAGCGTTCGTCGGTGAGGACACAGGCAAGACAATCTACGACTACAAACAGGAAATCGATCGACTGTTCGACGATGCCGTCAGCCGCCGGAGAATGGTCGAACACGACACGTACATCGACTTCTCGCAATACACCGACCTCGCGGAAACGCATCGAGAGCGGGGCCACGTCGATACGGTGACGGATATCTACCGGGCGATTTCCGAGGCGATACGTGAGAATCTGGACCGGGTCGACGACAGCGGGGGGTACTACGGCCGCGAGTTGGAACGCGCTATCGAGTCGTATGCAGAGACGGTCGCAGAACAGGACCTCGACCACGAGCGAAAGCGGCCGTACATCCAGTATCTCTGTGAGGAGTTCGTCGAGGCAGACTACGGGTTCGCCAGCGACTACTACGACGACGCACTCCGAACGCTCTGCACGACGGACGAAGACCTCGAATACTGGCTGGAACAACTCGACACACACGTCTCCGGTGTCACACTCGACGCAGTGCTCTCGGGTGACCCCTCCTCGGAAGCGGACGACCGACGCGATCAGAGTGCGGACAGCGTTGATACATCTGACGGACCAGCGAGAGCCGACGAGTTCACAAGCCATTCCGAGCGCACGGACGACGTTCTCTACGTATCCGATTTCACCGACGGTCCGCTCAGAACCGACGATTTCACCGGCGGAACGCTCGATGTCGAACACTTGGCCGTCGGGACACTGAAATTCGAATACTTCGTCGGTGACGCTTTCGAGGAGTTACGCGTCGATGAACAGACGACCGTCGAGAAACACACCGCAAGCGTCGAACCGACCGAGTCAGGGACAGCCGACACAAACACCTCTTCGTCACTGGAAAAACGGCGGCTGTTCTCGACGTACATCTACGTCCTCGAAGAACTCGGTGACGAAGACGCCCTCTCGAAACTCTACGAGGAGATCTACCTCGAAAGCGACCGTTTCTGCAAGGAGTACGCTCAACGGCTGATCGACGAGGGCAACGAAAGCCGGGCGATCGAAGTGATCGAAGACGGGATCCATACCTTCCGGTCACCCCGTAACCTTCGCTGGCTCGCCGCCGATCTCTACGAAGACCGGGATATGGACGAGTACCGTGACACGCTGAAACAGTTGTTTCTCGATCACACGGAGTGGGCGGCGTACGACGATCTGAAAGCGGTCTGTGACGATCAAGATTGGCAGTCGATCTACGAAGAATTCGAACGATACTTCGAGAGAGACGACCGAAAAGACCTCGTCTCGCTCTACGTCCACGACGACGACCTCGAAAAAGCGTTTGCCGAACTGAAAGACAGTGCGGACCTCTCGTCGGTTCGCCGGTATCGAGATCCGGTCGCAACCACTGCTCCGGTCGAATACTTCGAGCTCTATCGAGAGCTGCTCGTCCCGTTTGCCGCTGGCGACACCGGCCGACGCCACTACCGAGAAATCGCCGACCACCTCGAAGAGATGCAAGGACTGGTCCCCGAAGCGCGGTTCAAGGAGTTCGTCGATTTCCTGAAGGACAAACACTCGAACCGGCCAGCGTTCCTGGACGAACTGGAGAAAGCCGAGTTCTGA
- a CDS encoding DUF790 family protein gives MLTADLARSHIRDGEVRPLFIDISDERYRETAATLIALFEDYLGEPKGELDDAIDELTVADTDYKIVQGLAKLLRDECEFEQQAAAEPREIRKRLFERANDRYPIVRQPTLGEDTQKLEIYSAVADESGITLEECYRAMYADLEDNKRLVRFGDQSVRDDSDGEESTTTTTKLTGNSKQAYDQRDQTVDWLLARYNLALAQAVLYDASTMHVRVWDHFGTVFSYMKLFGLMHRIYPIDEDGNRVASTDVAAGYEAELDGPVSLFRKSQKYGIRMANFLPALPLCDRWEMRAEIIDEKSASDSNQFTLDHTDGLVSHYSTGQRFDSDVERTLARKWERATTEWNLQREDDVFDLGSEVMIPDFAIEHPDGRRAIMEIVGFWTPEYLASKLAKIRQVEADNFVLAVSERLDCSDEDFGDAADRVLWFKTGMHVYDVVELAEEYASPVETAPD, from the coding sequence GTGCTGACGGCTGACCTCGCCCGGTCGCACATACGCGATGGTGAAGTTCGCCCCCTGTTCATCGACATCTCCGACGAGCGGTACCGAGAGACAGCGGCCACCCTGATAGCGCTGTTCGAGGACTACCTCGGCGAACCCAAAGGCGAACTCGACGATGCGATCGACGAACTCACCGTCGCCGATACCGACTACAAGATCGTCCAGGGGCTGGCGAAACTCCTCAGAGACGAGTGTGAGTTCGAGCAACAGGCGGCCGCCGAGCCACGTGAGATCCGAAAGCGACTGTTCGAACGAGCCAACGACCGCTATCCGATCGTTCGCCAGCCAACGCTCGGCGAAGACACGCAGAAACTGGAAATCTACAGCGCGGTCGCCGACGAGTCGGGTATCACCCTCGAAGAGTGCTATCGGGCGATGTACGCGGATCTGGAGGACAATAAACGGCTCGTCCGGTTCGGCGACCAGTCGGTGCGCGACGACAGCGACGGAGAGGAGTCCACGACGACAACGACGAAACTGACGGGAAATAGCAAGCAGGCGTACGACCAGCGCGACCAGACGGTCGACTGGCTGCTGGCCCGCTACAACCTGGCACTGGCACAGGCCGTGCTCTACGACGCCTCGACGATGCACGTCCGGGTGTGGGACCACTTCGGAACAGTGTTCAGCTACATGAAACTGTTTGGGTTGATGCACCGGATCTACCCCATCGACGAGGACGGCAACCGCGTCGCAAGCACGGACGTGGCAGCGGGCTACGAGGCGGAACTCGACGGGCCAGTCTCACTATTCCGGAAGTCACAGAAGTACGGCATCCGGATGGCGAACTTCCTGCCGGCGCTCCCCTTATGCGACCGGTGGGAGATGCGCGCCGAGATTATCGACGAGAAATCGGCCAGCGACAGCAACCAGTTCACGCTCGACCACACCGATGGGCTAGTCTCACACTACAGCACCGGCCAGCGATTCGATAGTGACGTCGAGCGCACACTCGCCCGGAAGTGGGAGCGGGCGACTACCGAGTGGAATCTCCAGCGCGAAGACGACGTCTTCGACCTCGGCTCGGAGGTTATGATTCCCGATTTCGCCATCGAACATCCCGACGGGCGGCGGGCGATCATGGAAATCGTGGGGTTCTGGACACCGGAGTACCTGGCGTCGAAACTGGCGAAGATCCGGCAGGTCGAGGCCGACAACTTCGTGTTGGCGGTCTCGGAGCGATTGGACTGTTCCGACGAGGACTTCGGAGACGCCGCGGATCGGGTGCTGTGGTTCAAAACCGGGATGCACGTCTACGACGTGGTCGAACTGGCCGAGGAGTACGCCTCGCCCGTCGAAACAGCGCCCGACTGA